One stretch of Chelonia mydas isolate rCheMyd1 chromosome 21, rCheMyd1.pri.v2, whole genome shotgun sequence DNA includes these proteins:
- the FGD2 gene encoding FYVE, RhoGEF and PH domain-containing protein 2 isoform X2, with product MEGERGNRMTVFNLVAVFENPRAEEPCQSPRKELIQLPTKPRPAAPNSTASALLPPAADREALSKAREDRAEPENQHEEHQPSLSVIQPPQHQEPEENPPQGRRGLTVKCLRSFKSKINSSNWRSQQPVDSQPGSELSPGGSRNQDPEEKKIALELLETEKAYVNRLHLLDQVFFAELMKEARSGKTIPEDVVKMIFSNISSIYQFHALFFLPELQKRMEDWSSNPRIGDVIQKLAPFLKMYGEYVKNLDKAVELIATWWEKSPPFQELIVDIQKREVCANLTLQHHMLEPVQRIPRYELLLKDYVRKLPPESPDRHDAEKALEMIFSAAKHSNAAIAEMERLQNLWEVYQRLGLEDDIVDPSNELIKEGPIQKISFRNNTTSEKYLFLFNNMLLYCVPKVIQVGAEFQVRWRIDVEGMKVRVLKDVEFPHSFLVSGKQLSLELQARSQEEMNAWMKAFQDAIAKKEKQNESFKTAVHGPDGEVQEFAVKSEQLGRRAPQWVRDKLVTMCMRCKEPFNAITRRRHHCRACGYVVCARCSDYRAPLQYDRNRPNRVCLECYVFLTGHLLPEEREGKNKGILESLL from the exons GGCAGAAGAACCCTGCCAGAGTCCCCGCAAGGAATTGATCCAGCTCCCGACCAAGCCCAGGCCAGCAGCACCGAACTCCACGGCATCCGCGTTGCTCCCACCCGCAGCAGACAGGGAAGCTCTGAGCAAGGCCAGAGAAGACAGAGCAGAGCCCGAGAACCAGCATGAGGAGCACCAGCCTTCCCTGAGCGTAATCCAGCCGCCCCAGCATCAGGAGCCGGAGGAGAACCCGCCACAGGGTCGGAGAGGGCTCACCGTCAAGTGTCTCCGTTCCTTCAAGAGCAAGATCAACAGCAGCAACTGGCGGAGTCAGCAGCCAGTGGATTCCCAGCCGGGCAGCGAGTTAAGCCCTGGAGGCAGCAGGAACCAG GACCCCGAAGAAAAGAAAATTGCGTTGGAGCTGTTGGAAACAGAGAAAGCCTACGTCAATCGACTTCACCTTCTGGACCAG GTGTTTTTTGCAGAGCTGATGAAGGAAGCCAGAAGCGGGAAGACGATCCCGGAGGATGTGGTGAAAATGATCTTCTCCAACATCTCCTCCATTTACCAGTTCCACGCCCTGTTTTTCCTGCCGGAGCTGCAGAAACGCATGGAGGACTG GAGCTCCAATCCCAGGATCGGGGATGTCATCCAGAAGCTAGCCCCGTTCCTCAAGATGTACGGCGAGTACGTGAAGAACTTGGACAAGGCGGTTGAGCTGATCGCCACCTGGTGGGAGAAGTCCCCCCCCTTCCAGGAGCTCATTGTGGACATTCAG AAAAGGGAAGTCTGTGCTAACTTAACTCTGCAGCACCACATGCTGGAGCCGGTACAGAGGATCCCGCGCTATGAACTCCTGCTGAAGGATTACGTCCGGAAGTTACCTCCAGAGTCCCCAGACAGGCATGACGCAGAGA AAGCCCTGGAAATGATTTTCTCGGCAGCCAAACACTCGAACGCGGCCATTGCAGAAATG GAGCGTTTGCAGAACCTCTGGGAGGTATATCAAAGGCTGGGGCTGGAAGATGATATCGTCGACCCTTCCAACGAGCTCATTAAGGAGGGCCCAATTCAGAAAATCTCCTTCCGCAACAACACCACGTCGGAGAAGTATCTCTTCCTG TTCAACAACATGCTGCTGTACTGCGTGCCGAAGGTCATCCAGGTGGGGGCGGAGTTCCAGGTGCGCTGGCGGATCGACGTGGAGGGCATGAAG GTGCGGGTACTGAAAGATGTGGAATTCCCTCACTCCTTCCTGGTCTCGGGGAAGCAGCTGTCGCTGGAACTGCAAGCCAG GTCTCAGGAGGAGATGAACGCCTGGATGAAG GCCTTCCAGGACGCCATTGCCAAGAAAGAGAAGCAGAACGAGAGCTTCAAGACAGCAGTTCACGGGCCTGACGGGGAGGTCCAGGAATTTGCG GTCAAGTCGGAGCAGCTGGGCCGACGGGCCCCGCAGTGGGTGCGGGACAAGCTGGTGACCATGTGCATGCGCTGCAAGGAGCCATTCAACGCCATCACGCGCAGGAGGCATCACTGCCGGGCCTGTGGCTAC GTGGTGTGCGCCCGGTGCTCCGATTACAGGGCTCCACTGCAGTACGACAGGAACCGGCCCAACCGCGTCTGCCTGGAGTGTTACGTCTTCCTGACGGGGCACCTGCTGCCCGAGGAGCGGGAGGGGAAGAACAAGGGGATCCTTGAG AGCCTTCTTTGA
- the FGD2 gene encoding FYVE, RhoGEF and PH domain-containing protein 2 isoform X1, which translates to MEGERGNRMTVFNLVAVFENPRAEEPCQSPRKELIQLPTKPRPAAPNSTASALLPPAADREALSKAREDRAEPENQHEEHQPSLSVIQPPQHQEPEENPPQGRRGLTVKCLRSFKSKINSSNWRSQQPVDSQPGSELSPGGSRNQDPEEKKIALELLETEKAYVNRLHLLDQVFFAELMKEARSGKTIPEDVVKMIFSNISSIYQFHALFFLPELQKRMEDWSSNPRIGDVIQKLAPFLKMYGEYVKNLDKAVELIATWWEKSPPFQELIVDIQKREVCANLTLQHHMLEPVQRIPRYELLLKDYVRKLPPESPDRHDAEKALEMIFSAAKHSNAAIAEMERLQNLWEVYQRLGLEDDIVDPSNELIKEGPIQKISFRNNTTSEKYLFLFNNMLLYCVPKVIQVGAEFQVRWRIDVEGMKVRVLKDVEFPHSFLVSGKQLSLELQARSQEEMNAWMKAFQDAIAKKEKQNESFKTAVHGPDGEVQEFAVKSEQLGRRAPQWVRDKLVTMCMRCKEPFNAITRRRHHCRACGYVVCARCSDYRAPLQYDRNRPNRVCLECYVFLTGHLLPEEREGKNKGILEKESAEISGQSLMCSFLQLLDKNGKGGTRGWFVIPQDDPLVLYMYAAPQDVKAHTSIPLLGYQVKELPQSDPRHLFQLVQSKQIYTFVAETEELKQRWMKIMEQSAMGNAHLPGGEVEDDDSFDDLE; encoded by the exons GGCAGAAGAACCCTGCCAGAGTCCCCGCAAGGAATTGATCCAGCTCCCGACCAAGCCCAGGCCAGCAGCACCGAACTCCACGGCATCCGCGTTGCTCCCACCCGCAGCAGACAGGGAAGCTCTGAGCAAGGCCAGAGAAGACAGAGCAGAGCCCGAGAACCAGCATGAGGAGCACCAGCCTTCCCTGAGCGTAATCCAGCCGCCCCAGCATCAGGAGCCGGAGGAGAACCCGCCACAGGGTCGGAGAGGGCTCACCGTCAAGTGTCTCCGTTCCTTCAAGAGCAAGATCAACAGCAGCAACTGGCGGAGTCAGCAGCCAGTGGATTCCCAGCCGGGCAGCGAGTTAAGCCCTGGAGGCAGCAGGAACCAG GACCCCGAAGAAAAGAAAATTGCGTTGGAGCTGTTGGAAACAGAGAAAGCCTACGTCAATCGACTTCACCTTCTGGACCAG GTGTTTTTTGCAGAGCTGATGAAGGAAGCCAGAAGCGGGAAGACGATCCCGGAGGATGTGGTGAAAATGATCTTCTCCAACATCTCCTCCATTTACCAGTTCCACGCCCTGTTTTTCCTGCCGGAGCTGCAGAAACGCATGGAGGACTG GAGCTCCAATCCCAGGATCGGGGATGTCATCCAGAAGCTAGCCCCGTTCCTCAAGATGTACGGCGAGTACGTGAAGAACTTGGACAAGGCGGTTGAGCTGATCGCCACCTGGTGGGAGAAGTCCCCCCCCTTCCAGGAGCTCATTGTGGACATTCAG AAAAGGGAAGTCTGTGCTAACTTAACTCTGCAGCACCACATGCTGGAGCCGGTACAGAGGATCCCGCGCTATGAACTCCTGCTGAAGGATTACGTCCGGAAGTTACCTCCAGAGTCCCCAGACAGGCATGACGCAGAGA AAGCCCTGGAAATGATTTTCTCGGCAGCCAAACACTCGAACGCGGCCATTGCAGAAATG GAGCGTTTGCAGAACCTCTGGGAGGTATATCAAAGGCTGGGGCTGGAAGATGATATCGTCGACCCTTCCAACGAGCTCATTAAGGAGGGCCCAATTCAGAAAATCTCCTTCCGCAACAACACCACGTCGGAGAAGTATCTCTTCCTG TTCAACAACATGCTGCTGTACTGCGTGCCGAAGGTCATCCAGGTGGGGGCGGAGTTCCAGGTGCGCTGGCGGATCGACGTGGAGGGCATGAAG GTGCGGGTACTGAAAGATGTGGAATTCCCTCACTCCTTCCTGGTCTCGGGGAAGCAGCTGTCGCTGGAACTGCAAGCCAG GTCTCAGGAGGAGATGAACGCCTGGATGAAG GCCTTCCAGGACGCCATTGCCAAGAAAGAGAAGCAGAACGAGAGCTTCAAGACAGCAGTTCACGGGCCTGACGGGGAGGTCCAGGAATTTGCG GTCAAGTCGGAGCAGCTGGGCCGACGGGCCCCGCAGTGGGTGCGGGACAAGCTGGTGACCATGTGCATGCGCTGCAAGGAGCCATTCAACGCCATCACGCGCAGGAGGCATCACTGCCGGGCCTGTGGCTAC GTGGTGTGCGCCCGGTGCTCCGATTACAGGGCTCCACTGCAGTACGACAGGAACCGGCCCAACCGCGTCTGCCTGGAGTGTTACGTCTTCCTGACGGGGCACCTGCTGCCCGAGGAGCGGGAGGGGAAGAACAAGGGGATCCTTGAG AAAGAATCAGCGGAAATTTCAGGGCAGAGCCTGATGTGCAGTTTCCTGCAGCTGCTGGATAAGAACGGGAAAGGGGGAACGCGGGGCTGGTTCGTGATCCCACAGGATGACCCACTGGTACTGTACATGTATGCGGCACCCCAG gatGTCAAGGCTCACACCTCCATCCCCCTGCTGGGCTATCAGGTGAAGGAGCTGCCCCAGAGTGACCCCCGGCACCTCTTCCAGCTGGTCCAATCCAAGCAGATCTACACATTTGTGGCAGAGACAGAGGAGCTGAAGCAGCGCTGGATGAAGATCATGGAGCAGTCAGCCATGGGCAATGCTCATCTCCCTGGAGGGGAAGTGGAGGATGATGACTCATTCGATGACCTGGAGTGA